A stretch of Mya arenaria isolate MELC-2E11 chromosome 14, ASM2691426v1 DNA encodes these proteins:
- the LOC128218078 gene encoding cysteine-rich DPF motif domain-containing protein 1-like gives MSIGEGTDQVKEFLCSICSLKVNYDFFGTKPPFAKSILLMEDSYVMKDPFTSEIGIISLGSHCSLCTKSVCASQDCSIFYTKRFCMSCVNANLEEFPFEIQQEIKNRKLKGK, from the exons ATGTCAATCGGTGAAGGTACAGACCAAGTTAAGGAATTCCTATGTTCCATCTGTAGTTTAAAAGTGAACTATGACTTCTTCGGAACAAAGCCTCCGTTTGCAAAATCTATTTT ATTAATGGAAGACAGTTACGTAATGAAGGACCCATTTACATCAGAGATTGGAATCATCAGTCTTGGTTCCCACTGCAGTTTGTGCACTAAATCTGTCTGTGCCTCACAG GACTGTAGTATCTTCTACACCAAGCGGTTCTGTATGTCCTGTGTGAATGCAAACCTAGAGGAGTTTCCTTTTGAAATACAGCAG